The following proteins are encoded in a genomic region of Chloroflexota bacterium:
- a CDS encoding NAD(P)/FAD-dependent oxidoreductase — protein MAQNYDFIIIGGGPNGLEAAAYLSKAGQKVLLLEKRFEVGGGLATEEVTLPDFFHNTHAIYHMMVDYAPVYQDFKFEEYGVKHIHPELQWAMPLKDGKCLCIYTDVERTCASMAKFSKKDADSYRQMHREFRELVDAFIAPATFTLAVPAPLQAAKLELTEVGRKVTAFSEKTPEEAVKERFENDHVRTLMLYICCHWGLDYNQSGVGYLIPLYLDRATAYRLVAGGSHRISNALLKRYFENKGQVRTSAQIKRIIVENGAARGVEL, from the coding sequence ATGGCACAGAACTATGATTTTATAATTATCGGGGGTGGCCCCAACGGGCTAGAGGCTGCTGCTTACCTGAGCAAGGCAGGGCAGAAGGTTTTGCTCCTGGAGAAGAGGTTTGAGGTAGGTGGTGGGCTGGCTACCGAGGAAGTCACTTTACCTGATTTCTTTCACAATACCCACGCTATCTACCACATGATGGTGGACTATGCGCCCGTCTACCAGGACTTCAAATTCGAAGAGTACGGTGTCAAGCATATCCATCCTGAGCTACAGTGGGCCATGCCGCTAAAGGATGGCAAATGCCTCTGTATCTACACCGACGTGGAGAGGACCTGTGCCTCCATGGCTAAGTTCTCCAAGAAAGACGCCGATAGCTATCGCCAGATGCATCGCGAGTTTAGAGAGCTGGTGGATGCCTTTATCGCTCCGGCTACCTTTACCCTGGCAGTGCCAGCACCGCTTCAAGCCGCCAAATTGGAGCTGACTGAGGTGGGCAGAAAGGTCACTGCCTTCTCCGAGAAGACGCCTGAGGAAGCAGTGAAGGAGCGGTTTGAAAACGACCACGTCAGGACCCTCATGCTCTACATCTGCTGCCACTGGGGCCTGGACTATAACCAGTCCGGCGTTGGCTATCTCATCCCCCTCTACCTGGATCGGGCGACGGCCTACCGCCTGGTGGCCGGAGGCTCTCACAGGATTTCCAATGCCCTTCTCAAGAGGTATTTCGAGAACAAGGGACAGGTGCGTACCAGCGCCCAGATCAAGCGCATCATAGTGGAGAACGGGGCCGCCAGGGGCGTCGAACTGG
- a CDS encoding Zn-dependent alcohol dehydrogenase, translating to MKAAVLYEVGQPLRVENVTLGEPEANEVLVKLVATGVCHTDLANIKGDAPAPLPIVLGHEGAGIVEKVGPGVTSLQSGDHVIMMVAYACGKCSYCVRGQLTRCSEMLSYNMMGTLPSGAKRLRKGDQELSHFFCQSSFAEYAVVHERTAVKIRDDAPLDVVCLLGCGTSTGIGAVLNTAGLRAGESIAIFGCGGVGLSAVMAAKLAGAGKLIAIDTIDSKLEKAKELGADYLINATREDPQQRITEIVGGGADYALECIGNVNVMAQAFSSIHIGGKCVIVGMAPVADMLTVAPYEFLMGKTMVGCVQGDIRAPIDIPRYVDLYMAGKLPIDKLISRHYSLSDINKAFQAMEKGEVIRSVIRF from the coding sequence ATGAAAGCAGCAGTACTATACGAAGTTGGCCAACCCCTGCGCGTGGAGAACGTGACCCTGGGCGAGCCAGAGGCGAACGAGGTTCTGGTGAAACTGGTGGCTACCGGCGTGTGCCACACCGACCTCGCCAACATCAAAGGTGACGCGCCTGCTCCTCTCCCCATAGTCCTGGGACACGAAGGAGCTGGGATTGTGGAGAAGGTAGGACCTGGAGTTACTTCTCTACAGTCTGGCGACCATGTGATCATGATGGTAGCCTATGCCTGCGGCAAGTGCAGCTACTGCGTTAGAGGTCAGCTCACCAGGTGTTCTGAGATGCTGAGTTACAATATGATGGGGACACTACCCAGCGGTGCAAAGCGCTTACGCAAGGGTGATCAAGAACTGAGCCACTTCTTCTGCCAGTCCTCATTTGCTGAGTATGCCGTAGTCCACGAGCGAACGGCAGTCAAGATCCGGGATGATGCTCCGCTGGACGTCGTTTGTTTACTGGGTTGCGGGACGAGCACCGGGATAGGTGCTGTGCTCAACACTGCTGGGTTAAGGGCAGGAGAGAGCATCGCCATCTTCGGCTGTGGCGGGGTTGGGTTGAGTGCGGTCATGGCTGCGAAGCTGGCGGGGGCCGGCAAGCTGATAGCTATCGACACTATAGACAGCAAACTGGAAAAAGCTAAGGAGCTTGGGGCTGACTATCTAATCAATGCTACTAGGGAAGACCCGCAGCAGCGAATCACGGAGATAGTGGGAGGCGGAGCCGACTATGCCCTTGAGTGCATCGGAAATGTGAATGTCATGGCCCAGGCTTTCAGCTCCATCCACATCGGAGGGAAGTGTGTTATTGTTGGCATGGCCCCTGTGGCAGACATGCTCACGGTGGCACCTTACGAATTTCTCATGGGCAAGACGATGGTGGGATGCGTCCAGGGTGATATCAGAGCGCCGATTGACATACCGAGGTACGTAGACCTCTACATGGCTGGCAAGCTTCCCATCGATAAGCTGATCAGCCGTCACTATAGCCTGAGTGATATTAACAAGGCATTTCAGGCTATGGAAAAAGGGGAGGTAATCCGGAGCGTGATTCGTTTCTAG
- a CDS encoding NAD(P)/FAD-dependent oxidoreductase: MEGIVGKVFDEFPTESNWDVVVIGAGPNGLMTAAYLAKAGAKVAIIERRYEVGGGLATEEILFPGYYSNMHAIYHMMVDYMPAIKDFNLDRHALVWVKPNLQMAMVFGDGSTLLLTRMVEDTVDSIMKFSQKDAKAFGKQMQVWQRMMDDIVGPATYLPPQPSLDMIVSMQRTEIGRELLELNEKSPLQIMNESFENDRVRALMLYAACMWGLDPNETGVGLFVPLLLTRARDKAYCLGGSHKLAGAFSREIVQNGGLILEASQVNKINIQNGRVTGVDLWEGRTLNAKVVISSLDPHSTFFDLIGKDKLPGTLKENVENWKYDKWSYYTLHVVSTEIPQYKCDDPWANESFMTVIGFESTDQVVAHWKNVMKGKLDKNFGGHVTCESFWDPHLVRMPTGKVSFFQMHAPYEIEGGWEKRGKELQEATLDKWHKAAPNMKRENIMMLSGESPVDIEIRFPNMRRGGIKHGDYTPMQLGFNRPNIECSTSKTPIEGLYLCGASTYPGGMVTGGPGYIAANKVAEDIGLKKWWKPTRLMEKFAKTYMQ, encoded by the coding sequence ATGGAAGGGATTGTCGGAAAAGTATTTGACGAGTTCCCTACCGAGAGCAACTGGGATGTGGTTGTCATTGGAGCCGGCCCCAATGGCCTGATGACCGCGGCCTACCTGGCCAAGGCCGGAGCCAAGGTGGCCATCATCGAGCGCCGCTACGAGGTGGGCGGCGGACTGGCTACAGAGGAGATCCTCTTCCCTGGCTACTACTCCAACATGCACGCCATCTACCACATGATGGTAGATTATATGCCTGCCATAAAGGACTTCAACCTGGACCGCCATGCCCTGGTCTGGGTCAAGCCTAACCTCCAGATGGCCATGGTGTTCGGGGACGGGAGCACCCTGCTCCTGACTCGCATGGTGGAGGACACCGTCGACTCCATTATGAAGTTCTCCCAGAAGGACGCCAAGGCCTTCGGGAAGCAGATGCAGGTCTGGCAGCGGATGATGGACGACATAGTAGGGCCAGCCACCTATTTGCCACCCCAACCTTCTCTGGACATGATCGTCAGCATGCAGCGTACCGAAATCGGCCGGGAACTACTGGAGCTCAACGAGAAAAGCCCCCTCCAGATCATGAACGAATCCTTTGAGAACGACCGTGTCAGGGCTTTGATGCTCTACGCTGCTTGCATGTGGGGCCTGGACCCCAATGAGACCGGCGTGGGCCTTTTTGTGCCCCTCTTGCTCACCCGGGCCAGGGACAAGGCCTACTGCCTGGGAGGATCGCACAAACTGGCTGGCGCCTTCTCGCGGGAGATCGTCCAGAACGGTGGGCTGATACTGGAAGCGTCCCAGGTGAACAAGATCAATATACAGAATGGTAGGGTTACCGGGGTAGACCTCTGGGAGGGACGCACCTTGAACGCCAAGGTGGTCATCTCCAGCCTCGACCCTCACTCCACTTTCTTCGACCTTATAGGCAAGGATAAGCTGCCCGGGACGCTCAAAGAAAATGTCGAGAACTGGAAGTACGACAAGTGGAGCTATTATACCCTGCACGTTGTCTCTACAGAGATACCCCAATACAAGTGCGATGATCCCTGGGCCAATGAGAGCTTCATGACCGTCATCGGCTTCGAGAGCACTGACCAGGTGGTGGCCCACTGGAAGAACGTGATGAAGGGTAAGCTGGACAAGAACTTTGGAGGACACGTCACCTGCGAGAGCTTCTGGGACCCGCACCTGGTACGGATGCCCACGGGCAAAGTCTCCTTCTTCCAGATGCACGCCCCCTATGAGATCGAAGGCGGCTGGGAGAAGCGGGGTAAGGAGCTGCAGGAGGCCACACTGGACAAATGGCATAAAGCCGCTCCCAACATGAAGCGGGAGAACATCATGATGCTCAGCGGTGAGAGCCCGGTGGATATCGAGATACGCTTCCCCAACATGCGCCGCGGCGGTATAAAGCATGGCGACTACACGCCGATGCAGTTGGGCTTCAACCGCCCCAATATAGAATGCTCCACCTCCAAGACACCGATCGAAGGCCTCTACCTGTGTGGCGCCTCGACCTATCCTGGAGGCATGGTGACCGGTGGGCCTGGCTATATCGCGGCCAACAAAGTGGCCGAGGACATCGGCCTGAAGAAGTGGTGGAAACCAACACGCCTGATGGAGAAGTTCGCCAAGACCTACATGCAGTAG
- a CDS encoding NAD(P)/FAD-dependent oxidoreductase: MAKEERYDFVIVGGGPNGVTLAAYLAKCGASVCVLEERPEAGGAVENTEPISGVRITPHAMIMYGGAAPGFDQLELWKYGFRIGQSQMGELTADAERGVLTTYGVAPISEKDQMGYAKLSGLLGQPPFIRELLQATFWCPPHPPEVEVTAENIPYMQVYQKHQPDVWTEELLDMDLFDLLDEHLETEPFKVLQAIIAWYSGAAGHWRGVAIPAWCCNIACVIYNRQQVPRGGMHDYFHAVMRCALAHGAVIRTCCPVDEIIVSDGAAVGVRLRDTATRPEKKIWAKKAVISGVDVKQTFNKLIGPQHVDAGFLHKVNDISIKGGSIYVSHFLTREPLRAKAKFGKGMMGGPYPMDSREIYYEHVADVDGKRGFPTMPPERTIWIITPAERFDPTDPQCTVSGRYLISPVYHYVPPPEYYIGGLEAASKMKNKMDAFVRQSMSEVIENVNSDNIVYQWANSPCDSEFRNTGLIGGTWCGTRHCHDQWAENRPIPELARYRTPIDGLYLCNQTACHPGGLFLMAIPYNLMHIMIEDSLVEPGDWWYPSPWYIPQQGKKSARRP, translated from the coding sequence ATGGCAAAGGAAGAAAGATATGATTTCGTTATCGTGGGCGGTGGGCCTAATGGCGTGACGCTAGCGGCTTATCTGGCTAAATGCGGAGCCAGCGTCTGCGTACTGGAGGAGAGGCCTGAGGCTGGAGGAGCGGTGGAAAATACTGAGCCCATCAGCGGAGTGCGCATCACCCCCCATGCTATGATCATGTATGGCGGGGCAGCACCTGGCTTCGACCAGTTAGAGTTGTGGAAGTACGGTTTCCGCATAGGCCAAAGCCAGATGGGTGAACTGACGGCAGACGCAGAGAGGGGTGTCCTCACTACCTACGGCGTGGCACCAATCTCCGAAAAGGACCAGATGGGCTATGCCAAGCTAAGTGGCTTGCTCGGACAGCCCCCCTTCATCAGAGAACTGCTACAGGCGACCTTCTGGTGCCCGCCACATCCGCCAGAGGTGGAAGTAACGGCAGAGAATATCCCATACATGCAGGTCTACCAGAAGCATCAGCCGGACGTATGGACTGAGGAACTGCTGGACATGGACCTTTTCGATCTGCTGGATGAACACTTAGAAACCGAGCCTTTCAAGGTGCTCCAGGCGATCATTGCATGGTACTCAGGAGCGGCAGGCCATTGGCGTGGCGTAGCCATTCCGGCCTGGTGCTGCAACATAGCCTGCGTTATATACAACCGACAACAGGTTCCACGCGGCGGCATGCACGACTATTTTCATGCCGTGATGCGTTGTGCCTTGGCTCATGGAGCAGTGATACGTACCTGCTGTCCCGTGGACGAGATCATCGTCAGCGATGGTGCGGCAGTCGGCGTGCGGCTGAGAGACACCGCCACCCGCCCTGAGAAGAAGATTTGGGCAAAGAAGGCTGTGATCAGCGGCGTTGACGTTAAACAGACGTTTAACAAACTCATCGGGCCGCAGCACGTAGATGCGGGATTCTTGCACAAGGTGAACGACATCAGTATCAAGGGCGGCAGCATCTATGTCTCTCACTTCCTCACTCGCGAGCCTCTTCGCGCCAAGGCAAAATTTGGAAAAGGGATGATGGGTGGACCATACCCTATGGACTCGCGTGAGATCTACTATGAACACGTAGCCGATGTAGATGGCAAGAGAGGTTTCCCTACCATGCCACCGGAGAGGACCATCTGGATCATCACCCCAGCCGAGAGATTTGATCCCACGGATCCACAGTGCACTGTGTCCGGCCGCTATCTTATCTCGCCAGTCTACCATTATGTCCCTCCGCCAGAATACTACATCGGAGGGCTTGAGGCAGCCAGTAAGATGAAAAACAAGATGGATGCCTTCGTCCGCCAGTCGATGAGTGAAGTAATAGAAAACGTGAACTCTGATAACATCGTCTATCAATGGGCCAACAGCCCTTGTGACTCGGAATTCCGCAATACAGGCTTGATTGGCGGCACATGGTGCGGTACCCGGCACTGCCATGACCAGTGGGCAGAGAACCGCCCTATCCCCGAGCTGGCTCGCTATCGCACCCCTATTGATGGCCTCTATCTTTGCAACCAAACGGCTTGCCATCCCGGAGGCCTGTTCTTGATGGCTATTCCCTATAACTTGATGCACATCATGATCGAGGATAGTTTGGTTGAGCCTGGCGACTGGTGGTACCCATCACCGTGGTATATCCCCCAGCAGGGGAAGAAATCGGCTAGACGCCCCTAG